The DNA region AGTTATACTTCCATATGCTTTTTCAAGTTCTTTTAATGCATAGACAATATTATCTACTGCATCACCAGAATCTAGGCGAATAACTAAGTTAGCTTTTTTTGCTTTAACCTTATCCTTTAAATCAACCCAAGTTTGAATAGCTTTTTTAAAGTCCCAACTATCTGAAACACAAGCATATAAAACGCTACTATCACCGAATTGTTCTATCATATTATCAAAAGCTTGTCGCTCACATTCTGAGCCAACACCCCAACTAGTTATTGTTGAGTGCTCACTTGCTGGAATTGAAAAGCCCGCAATATCTTCATTATAATATCTTTTACAAAAACGAAGTGTTGCTAAAGTATCTGTTCCTAAGAAGTTGGTTAAATGAGCAGCTCCTCCAATTCCAGCAGACTCTTCTGAAGAAACTCCTCTATAACCAAAGTCATGTAACATAAAGCTAAGCTTATCGAGGCTATCTGCTGTTTCTAGAAGATATTCTTTTATAACTTCCTTAATATTAAAACTAATTGTTGCTACAGTTGTTGGGTACCATACTTTTAAGAGCAATGTCTCTAACATCCCTGGTAACCAAGGTAACTCTGGGTCTGTACTTTCAATAGTCATTAAAACGTTTTGCAATGGAATCAAACTACCCTCAACAACGGCTCTTATTCTGACTGGCAAGAAGCCATTATGTTTTTCTACTATTCTCTCAAATCCAGATCTATAAAATGTCAAACCATGAGCTTCTATAATGCTTCCAGCTTCATCTATCATTTGATATGTTAATGGTTTAGAGAGGTATTCTTTTATGTAGTACTGTAAGCCAAAAAATCGCGTACAAGTCCCAAGATTAGGATTTGCTGCACCACGACTTTCTAGATAGAAATGTAGATAATTAGTATCATTCGGATATTGAAAAGGATGAGAATGCTTATAACTATCTGTCATCAAAAGAATATTATTATCACAATTCATTAGGATGATAAATTTATAAAAGACTTAATAAATACAATATTAACAGAAGTTTTATATATAAACTATTTTTGTGGAAGGTTTTTTACACTACTCTCAATCAATTTTAGCAGTTTTGCCATATAATTTAGAGATATTTTAGTTTTGTCAATTAAAGGATTATACTCAGCAACTTCAAAACACACTAAACTATGGAAATTAATTTTTTCAATAGTCTTATAAAATACTTGAGGATCTATACCATCCTCTACAGGTGTCCCTACAGCATCAAGATTAGTCGGATCTAAGCCATCTAGATCAAAACTAATACCAACATTACCTTCCGTAACTCGCTCCAAACGCTCAAACTCTTGTAAAAATAATTCTTCAAAATTTTTATCTGTTAAGTCTGACTGATAATAAACTTTAACACCTAGCTTTTCTAAAAGCTCTTTTTCAGGCTTCTCATAAGAACGAATTCCAAAAAACACTATGTTTTCTGGCTTTAACTTAGGGTTTTTATTAAGAATACTTGTTAACTCATCATAACCATAACCTAAAAGATGAGCAACTGGCATACCGTGAATATTACCAGTATCAGAAGTTTCAGGTCTATGACTATCCATATGAGCATCTATCCAGATTAGTCCCAAATCTTTCTTCTGATCTTTCAAATAGTCGTAAACTCCGCTCCATGTCGCAATTGCACATGAATGATCACCACCGAGAGCTAAAGGAAATTTACCTTCATTAAGTGTGTTTGATACTTTCTGAGCAATATTACTGAAATACTTACTCATAG from Francisella halioticida includes:
- a CDS encoding nicotinate phosphoribosyltransferase, with protein sequence MNCDNNILLMTDSYKHSHPFQYPNDTNYLHFYLESRGAANPNLGTCTRFFGLQYYIKEYLSKPLTYQMIDEAGSIIEAHGLTFYRSGFERIVEKHNGFLPVRIRAVVEGSLIPLQNVLMTIESTDPELPWLPGMLETLLLKVWYPTTVATISFNIKEVIKEYLLETADSLDKLSFMLHDFGYRGVSSEESAGIGGAAHLTNFLGTDTLATLRFCKRYYNEDIAGFSIPASEHSTITSWGVGSECERQAFDNMIEQFGDSSVLYACVSDSWDFKKAIQTWVDLKDKVKAKKANLVIRLDSGDAVDNIVYALKELEKAYGSITNSKGYKVLEKIALIQSDGVSISLAKNILNAMKKNGFSAENIAFGMGGALLQGNYESSINRDSFKFAIKCSAIRRSETIFGVKKEPVTDLSKKSKEGRLDLIKDENDDYKTIKLDENYAFGEYHPQSQLKTYYEDGKVLFEQSLEQIRNI
- a CDS encoding arginase: MKKVEAIGIGIGNAGREIGCGRAPYTLLNELKDRRIDAQIYNYVGGRVEIETMSKYFSNIAQKVSNTLNEGKFPLALGGDHSCAIATWSGVYDYLKDQKKDLGLIWIDAHMDSHRPETSDTGNIHGMPVAHLLGYGYDELTSILNKNPKLKPENIVFFGIRSYEKPEKELLEKLGVKVYYQSDLTDKNFEELFLQEFERLERVTEGNVGISFDLDGLDPTNLDAVGTPVEDGIDPQVFYKTIEKINFHSLVCFEVAEYNPLIDKTKISLNYMAKLLKLIESSVKNLPQK